A stretch of the Bubalus kerabau isolate K-KA32 ecotype Philippines breed swamp buffalo chromosome 11, PCC_UOA_SB_1v2, whole genome shotgun sequence genome encodes the following:
- the ITPRIPL1 gene encoding inositol 1,4,5-trisphosphate receptor-interacting protein-like 1 isoform X2: MAVISLLFLAVMYVVHHPLLVSDRMDLDTLARSRQLEKRMSEEMRQLELEFEERKRAAEEKQKAENFWRGDTSGDQLVLGKKDRGWPFQVDGQEGPLGWMLGNLWNAGLFCIFLIFELLRQNMQHEPAFDSSSDDDEEEVRVVPITSYNWLTDFPSREALESFHKHHVQNVTRDLPCTCEFVESFVDDLIEACRVLSRREAHPQLEDCLGIGAAFEKWGTLHETQKFDILVPVIPPQGTMFVLEMRDPALGRRCGCVLVESGCVCKREKLLGDVLCLVHHHRDHSALVGKSNSSIKAALCTGSHLDVYKTVQWFRNMVGNAWALVAHKYDFKLSLPPSTTCCKLRLDYRSGRFLSIRLVLGVQREDTLVYLVSQAPDQEQVTSVDWPESFAACEHLFLKLVGRFAPENTCHLKCLQIILSLRDLQSLPQGASRPILTSYHFKTALMHLLLRLPLTDWQHDMLSQRLQDILWFLGRGLQQRSLHHFLIGNTFLPLTIPIPKTFRNAEPVNLFQHLVLNPMAHSQAVEEFHNLLAQVKALPCSSLAGAR, from the coding sequence ATGGCTGTGATAAGCCTTCTGTTCTTGGCAGTGATGTACGTTGTCCACCACCCCTTGCTGGTCAGTGACCGGATGGACTTGGACACGCTAGCCAGAAGCCGGCAGCTGGAAAAGCGGATGAGCGAGGAGATGCGCCAGTTGGAgctggagtttgaagagaggaagCGAGCAGCAGAGGAGAAGCAGAAGGCGGAGAACTTCTGGAGAGGGGACACCTCCGGTGACCAGCTAGTGCTGGGGAAGAAGGACAGGGGGTGGCCGTTCCAGGTGGACGGCCAGGAGGGCCCCCTGGGCTGGATGCTAGGAAATCTGTGGAATGCTGGCCTCTtttgcatttttctcatttttgagcTCCTGCGACAGAACATGCAGCACGAGCCAGCCTTTGATTCCAGCAGCGACGACGATGAGGAGGAGGTCCGAGTGGTGCCCATCACCTCCTACAACTGGCTCACTGACTTCCCCTCCAGGGAGGCCCTGGAGTCCTTCCACAAACACCACGTCCAGAACGTCACCCGGGACCTGCCCTGCACCTGCGAGTTTGTGGAGAGCTTTGTGGATGACCTCATCGAGGCCTGTCGGGTGCTCAGCCGCCGGGAGGCTCACCCACAGCTGGAGGACTGCCTGGGCATCGGGGCGGCTTTCGAGAAATGGGGAACCCTTCATGAGACCCAGAAGTTTGACATCCTGGTGCCCGTCATCCCCCCACAGGGCACAATGTTCGTGCTGGAGATGAGGGATCCGGCCCTCGGCCGCCGCTGTGGCTGCGTGCTGGTGGAGTCAGGATGCGTGTGCAAGCGCGAGAAGCTGCTGGGGGACGTGCTGTGCCTGGTGCACCACCACAGGGACCACTCGGCCCTCGTGGGTAAGTCTAACAGCTCCATCAAGGCGGCGCTCTGCACCGGCTCCCACCTGGACGTGTACAAGACTGTACAATGGTTCCGGAACATGGTGGGCAATGCCTGGGCCCTTGTGGCCCACAAGTATGACTTCAAGCTCAGCTTGCCACCGTCCACCACCTGTTGCAAGCTCAGGCTGGACTACCGCTCAGGCCGCTTCCTCTCCATCCGCCTGGTCCTGGGGGTGCAACGGGAAGACACCTTGGTctacctggtgagtcaggccccCGACCAGGAACAGGTCACCAGTGTGGACTGGCCTGAGTCCTTTGCAGCCTGTGAGCACCTGTTCCTAAAGCTGGTCGGGCGTTTTGCTCCCGAGAACACCTGTCACCTCAAGTGCCTCCAGATCATTTTGAGTCTCCGGGACCTTCAGAGTTTACCCCAGGGAGCGTCCCGCCCCATCCTCACCTCTTACCACTTCAAGACAGCCCTCATGCACCTGTTACTGCGGCTCCCCCTCACAGACTGGCAACACGACATGCTCTCCCAGCGACTCCAGGACATCCTCTGGTTCCTGGGCCGAGGCCTCCAGCAGAGGTCTCTCCATCACTTCCTCATCGGTAACACCTTCCTGCCCCTGACCATCCCGATTCCCAAGACATTTCGGAATGCTGAGCCCGTCAATCTCTTCCAACACCTGGTGCTAAACCCCATGGCACATTCACAGGCGGTGGAAGAGTTCCACAACCTTCTGGCCCAGGTGAAAGCTCTGCCCTGTTCCTCGCTGGCCGGGGCACGTTGA
- the ITPRIPL1 gene encoding inositol 1,4,5-trisphosphate receptor-interacting protein-like 1 isoform X1, which yields MAARGGEGVWVVVYDFDPDPRYLVNVNRAPGEGGETKQGQVPKGGEPTTWLQGPHVVVLHDLDAGASMAVISLLFLAVMYVVHHPLLVSDRMDLDTLARSRQLEKRMSEEMRQLELEFEERKRAAEEKQKAENFWRGDTSGDQLVLGKKDRGWPFQVDGQEGPLGWMLGNLWNAGLFCIFLIFELLRQNMQHEPAFDSSSDDDEEEVRVVPITSYNWLTDFPSREALESFHKHHVQNVTRDLPCTCEFVESFVDDLIEACRVLSRREAHPQLEDCLGIGAAFEKWGTLHETQKFDILVPVIPPQGTMFVLEMRDPALGRRCGCVLVESGCVCKREKLLGDVLCLVHHHRDHSALVGKSNSSIKAALCTGSHLDVYKTVQWFRNMVGNAWALVAHKYDFKLSLPPSTTCCKLRLDYRSGRFLSIRLVLGVQREDTLVYLVSQAPDQEQVTSVDWPESFAACEHLFLKLVGRFAPENTCHLKCLQIILSLRDLQSLPQGASRPILTSYHFKTALMHLLLRLPLTDWQHDMLSQRLQDILWFLGRGLQQRSLHHFLIGNTFLPLTIPIPKTFRNAEPVNLFQHLVLNPMAHSQAVEEFHNLLAQVKALPCSSLAGAR from the exons ATGGCGGCCCGGGGCGGGGAAGGGGTGTGGGTGGTGGTGTACGACTTTGATCCAGACCCCAGGTACCTTGTAAATGTTAACAGGGCTCCTGGAGAGGGCGGTGAGACTAAGCAAGGACAAGTTCCAAAGGGAGGAGAGCCCACCACCTGGCTTCAGGGCCCACACGTTGTAGTCCTTCATGATCTCG ATGCAGGGGCCTCCATGGCTGTGATAAGCCTTCTGTTCTTGGCAGTGATGTACGTTGTCCACCACCCCTTGCTGGTCAGTGACCGGATGGACTTGGACACGCTAGCCAGAAGCCGGCAGCTGGAAAAGCGGATGAGCGAGGAGATGCGCCAGTTGGAgctggagtttgaagagaggaagCGAGCAGCAGAGGAGAAGCAGAAGGCGGAGAACTTCTGGAGAGGGGACACCTCCGGTGACCAGCTAGTGCTGGGGAAGAAGGACAGGGGGTGGCCGTTCCAGGTGGACGGCCAGGAGGGCCCCCTGGGCTGGATGCTAGGAAATCTGTGGAATGCTGGCCTCTtttgcatttttctcatttttgagcTCCTGCGACAGAACATGCAGCACGAGCCAGCCTTTGATTCCAGCAGCGACGACGATGAGGAGGAGGTCCGAGTGGTGCCCATCACCTCCTACAACTGGCTCACTGACTTCCCCTCCAGGGAGGCCCTGGAGTCCTTCCACAAACACCACGTCCAGAACGTCACCCGGGACCTGCCCTGCACCTGCGAGTTTGTGGAGAGCTTTGTGGATGACCTCATCGAGGCCTGTCGGGTGCTCAGCCGCCGGGAGGCTCACCCACAGCTGGAGGACTGCCTGGGCATCGGGGCGGCTTTCGAGAAATGGGGAACCCTTCATGAGACCCAGAAGTTTGACATCCTGGTGCCCGTCATCCCCCCACAGGGCACAATGTTCGTGCTGGAGATGAGGGATCCGGCCCTCGGCCGCCGCTGTGGCTGCGTGCTGGTGGAGTCAGGATGCGTGTGCAAGCGCGAGAAGCTGCTGGGGGACGTGCTGTGCCTGGTGCACCACCACAGGGACCACTCGGCCCTCGTGGGTAAGTCTAACAGCTCCATCAAGGCGGCGCTCTGCACCGGCTCCCACCTGGACGTGTACAAGACTGTACAATGGTTCCGGAACATGGTGGGCAATGCCTGGGCCCTTGTGGCCCACAAGTATGACTTCAAGCTCAGCTTGCCACCGTCCACCACCTGTTGCAAGCTCAGGCTGGACTACCGCTCAGGCCGCTTCCTCTCCATCCGCCTGGTCCTGGGGGTGCAACGGGAAGACACCTTGGTctacctggtgagtcaggccccCGACCAGGAACAGGTCACCAGTGTGGACTGGCCTGAGTCCTTTGCAGCCTGTGAGCACCTGTTCCTAAAGCTGGTCGGGCGTTTTGCTCCCGAGAACACCTGTCACCTCAAGTGCCTCCAGATCATTTTGAGTCTCCGGGACCTTCAGAGTTTACCCCAGGGAGCGTCCCGCCCCATCCTCACCTCTTACCACTTCAAGACAGCCCTCATGCACCTGTTACTGCGGCTCCCCCTCACAGACTGGCAACACGACATGCTCTCCCAGCGACTCCAGGACATCCTCTGGTTCCTGGGCCGAGGCCTCCAGCAGAGGTCTCTCCATCACTTCCTCATCGGTAACACCTTCCTGCCCCTGACCATCCCGATTCCCAAGACATTTCGGAATGCTGAGCCCGTCAATCTCTTCCAACACCTGGTGCTAAACCCCATGGCACATTCACAGGCGGTGGAAGAGTTCCACAACCTTCTGGCCCAGGTGAAAGCTCTGCCCTGTTCCTCGCTGGCCGGGGCACGTTGA